Below is a window of Streptomyces genisteinicus DNA.
CCAAGCTCGAATTCATGAATCCGGGCGGCAGCATCAAGGACCGCATGGTCGATTACGTACTGGCGGACGCCGAGCGCCGCGGCCTGCTGCGACCGGGCGCGACGATCGTCGAGAACACCTCGGGGAACACCGGCGCGGCGATCGCGATGCTGGCGGCCGCGCGGGGGTACCGCGCCGTCCTCACCATGCCGGACAAGGTCAGCAAGGAGAAGCGGGACGCCCTGCGGGCCTTGGGGGCCGAGGTCGTCATCTGCCCGACGTCGGCCGCCCCGGACTCGGAGAAGCACTACGTGTCCTGCGCCCGGCGCATCCACGCCGAGACACCGGGCTCCTTCATGCTCAACCAGTACGACAACCCCCTCAACGCCGAGGCGCACTTCCGGTCCACCGGACCGGAGATCTGGGAGGCGCTGGGCCCGGCGGTGACGGCGTTCGTCGCCTCGGGCAGCACGGGCGGGACGATATCCGGTGTCTCCCGCTACCTGAAGCAGCGCAACCCGGCGGTCACCTCGGTGCTGCTGGACCCGGTCGGCTCCGTCTACCACCGCTGGTTCCACCACGGGGTCCTCGACCCGGCGGAGATCGCCCCGTACTTCGTCGAAGGCGTCGGCGAGGACCACCTCGCGCAGTGCATGGACTTCTCCGTCGTGGACGACGTGCTGCGGTTCACCGACGCCGACGCCTTCGCCGCGTGCCACCAC
It encodes the following:
- a CDS encoding PLP-dependent cysteine synthase family protein yields the protein MNVQSIIGDTPLVELTTFDVPSGVRLFAKLEFMNPGGSIKDRMVDYVLADAERRGLLRPGATIVENTSGNTGAAIAMLAAARGYRAVLTMPDKVSKEKRDALRALGAEVVICPTSAAPDSEKHYVSCARRIHAETPGSFMLNQYDNPLNAEAHFRSTGPEIWEALGPAVTAFVASGSTGGTISGVSRYLKQRNPAVTSVLLDPVGSVYHRWFHHGVLDPAEIAPYFVEGVGEDHLAQCMDFSVVDDVLRFTDADAFAACHHLARHEGLLCGGSSGANVWGALRVAHSLKGPATVVTVLPDSGGRYLSKIYNPQWLSENGFGPGATSERDDDL